TGGACTCTTTTGGGCACAAAAGAAAGGAACGACAAAAGATTGACAATGTCATTGTATGTATAGTAATTGATGTTTACTTTGTGATTCCAAATTTATAAGGGAAGTTTGTTGTTTCCAGACACATAATCTTGCATTGCTTTTTGGACATTTGTTGAATTGTGCGGAAGAGAACAAACCATCATTGGAGGTACAACACTTGCATACTCCAATCCAACCAAACAAGTATGTTTGTaatgttcatttttttaagtataatattttattgtataattcATATGTTAAATATGATAGTGACTATGTTGGACTTGTTTTGATGTAGttttgattgtggagtaattgttttgaaaattatggaGTTGTGGGATGGCATTGacaaagatgaaagaaagaCAATGCCCAGTTACACAACTGTAAGCTGTCTATATTTCTATGTTGTGCATCGTTGATAAAAATGTTGCATTGGATTAATGTTTTGTGCATTATTGTGTTGGCAGGAAGAACTACAACAAGTTAGGGAGCATTATGTATGTCAATGGATTTTGGATGTGGACAACGTCCGGAGGAATGAAGTCTTGGAAGATTTAGGCATGTTGTAGAATGTAGGGGATTAATGATGTTTGAACAGTTGTTGATACATTTGATATTTATGTATTGGTTGCACATCCAatctgaattttgaaaattttgagaagGAAATATATTTGGTAGTTCAAATTAAGTGATTTGAACTTATTTGACTTTCACGTGCAAAACGTTTTATCCAGGAACGTATTGGTCCTGTGTGTCCAAAGAATTATGCCAAAGTAAGGACTTATTTTGACTTTCGTAACAGTTGTGGTCTTGCAGAGACCGTTACCAATTGAGGTTGGTGTGGGAcgattttgttaatataatgaCTAATCATTGTATCGAAGTGAACGACAAACACAACCAATGAGGGAGAATGTTAGGGCCTGGCCAGTTTACGATAGAAGAAGATATACGAGGGAGAGAGAAGGGGACCGTACGGGAGAGGACagtggccgaacggttgaaagGGAGGAGCACGATGAACGAACGAGAAGGGGAAGACAAAGACAGTTGAGCGAGCGgagcgaggacgagcgtcctgagcaAGTGAAGGTAACATAGGAGtgcggacgagcgtcctgagcgacgagcgaggacgagcgtcctgagcaAGTGGAGGTAACAAGGAGTGCAgacgagcgtcctgagcgacgagcgaggacgagcgtcctgagcaAGTGGAGGTAACAAGGAGtgcggacgagcgtcctgagcgaCGACTGAGGACGACCGTCCTGAGCGAGTGGAAGCAAGAAGGGCTGAACGAGCGGAGCGACACGACATTAGGCACCCGTAAATGAATGTGGTCTACGAAGTTGACCTTTGTGTGCAAGAACTTATACGTAAGTCCCCACTTATTTACCCTGCGGTATCCGTTCTGGTGGTGCAGTATAAGCGTTAGCAATTGAGCTTGCAGTGgcacgaatttgttaataaattaagaaataattgtttccaAATTGATGACAAACAGAAGGAATGATATGTGAGGACATTAGGCACCCACTTATTTACCCATTGATGATTGTGGTCTACGAAGTTGACCTTTGTGTGCAAGAACTTATACGTAAGTCCCCACTTGTTTACCCTGTGGTACCCGTTCTGGTGGTGCAGTATAAGCGTTACCAATTGAGCTTGCAGTGGCacaaatttcttaataaattaagaaataattgtttccaAATTTATGACAAACAGACAGAAGGAATGATATGTGAGGACATTAGGCACCCACTTATTTACCCATTGATGACTGTGGTCTACGAAGTTGACCTTTGTGTGCAAGAACTTATACGTAAGTCCCCACTTATTTACCCTGCGGTACCCGTTCTGGTGGTGCAGTATAAGCGTTACCAATTGAGCTTGCAGTGGcacaaatttcttaaaaaattaagaaataattgtttccaAATTTATGACAAACAGACAGAAGGAATGATATGTGAGGACATTAGGCACCCACTTATTTACCCATTGATGACTGTGGTCTACGAAGTTGACCTTTTTGTGCAAAAACTGAAACTTAAGTACCCACTAATTTACCCATTGATACCAGTGGAGATCATTAAATAATTGTTTCGAAATTACGTAGAAGTCGAACACATTAgccaaaatttaatgaaaacagCATGACGGAAAACAGAATGTGCGTAAATGTTTAACAAGAAAACGTTCGCATCAGGGACTAACAAGTTTCCTTAGTATGTCGTCTATTTCGTTTGATGAAGTGGGGTTTTGTGGGATGATTAGGACGGACGACAAAGTTGTTGGGTATGTTGTCCTTGCATACAGGCCTTCTAGATATGAATTCAGCTCAATTTGTTTGACATGAACGATGTCGGATGGATCCAATAGCAAATGCTGAAAGCAAAGCAAGGGTAGGTAAGGTGGGTGACAATGATGTCGAACGTAAATTATGGTTATTCATTTCTTTCAATTGTGAATAGGTAACCTTCATTGATATTGAAATAAGTGCATACAGTACGTTACAAAACATaactaatatttatgttaaCTAATGCTTGAAATACAAACATAACGTCAATTTGTAAACGCTCATCAATCTTCCATGGTGgttgttgttttattattagAGCGAGAAGGACAAGCCTTTTCAGATGGACCAACATCTTTgtctttgttgttgttttcGGCACATGGGTTGGGTCGAATCACAGGTCTTGATGAAGCGTTAAGTAGTTCCTCAGTTGGAGGACCTATGTCAGCTTTGAAGACCTACACATTGGTTAAAGTCAATTTAACAATACGACGCCCGTAcgtaaacaacaaaataattaagatttacTTATGAGTTGACCATATTACCTTAACAATGTTCCGGACTGTTATATTCAAATAGTAAATTCTGCCAAAAGGACTCAATGCACCAACCTGTGCGTAAAgacatatataacattttaaaacaacGAATAAGTTCACGTGGTCCATGATTCTTAAAGGTTATAATTAGAAGTTGTAGTTGGTTTACACTTTGCAATAATAACACAGCACCAACTCCTATATCCGGCCCAAACTCTGGATGCAGAAGGACTTTGTTGTGAACCGAAGCAGACAATGAGGTACTTTGATCCTGTTAGGAAGGAAAACCGAAGAAGTTAACATACCACGCTTTTAACAAAGTTAACAATGTAGACAGTGTGGCACTTCAATCCTGTTAGTGATAGACCTTGACAACAATTTTCATGTCACCCAATCCATTTGGGTTGCACTCTTTAACAATGCATGCTACAAACGGAAGGACATGCATTGACTTAACGCGTTCTAGCTGGGTGACGTTGTTAATGTTGCCATCTTGTACAAGTCCTGCAAACAATATCATACCATTCTTattcaaaacattaaacatttaaacTATATAACCGTGTCCACTGATTATGAAAAAGTTCACCATGGTGTTTAATGAACTTCTCAGCCCATATCCAAGGATTAGATTTGAAATCTCGATCAAATGTTGCCTTTGCAATGTCATTAACAAATTCCTGTGTTGACTTAGGTTCATCTGTTTGCCTGTTTAGCATGGCCGCTTGTACATTTGCAGCAGGTCCTGGTATCAACGTTGCAGTTGAGTTGCACTTTTTTAAGAATGCTTTGAGATCACTGTCGTCTATATCAAGTCCCTCCCATGACTCCATTCTTTCAAACTGCATCGTTGAAAACCAATTAGGTTATGCATGGCCCAAcgaaaaaacaataaacttgTAGTTAAAGGATAAGCAACTGTACCTGACGTCGAAACTACTTTGAAGAGGTATGCCAATAGGAAATCGAAAGCTGTATTATATAGaggaatataatattataatattgactTAAATGGCCATAATTACACTTCAAACTTTTTTCACACAACTGACGCAGGGATAACTTAACAATtgaataatcatataataatattatattattttgaaatgacGTTTGTCCAGCTAAAACCCTTAATTGGCTTGTCATGCAATTAATGTCTAGGCGTTCCAGCCGATGGAGTTTCCCGCCCATCCACGAACTTCCATTTAATGCAGTATAAAGCCAAATAAACCCGGCCTTTTGTCATTAATTTGTTTGTTCGCATTACTCACCTTTTGTCATTCAAGAATTACAGTGTATGGCCGAAAGCAACAGCTTCCGTGTATGAAGTTGGTAAGACATTGAAGAGCATTTAATCCCACCAAGTTGTTCAGACATTGAAGAGCATTTAATCCCCAGGAGCTTGGCCGTTGGACCTTGGTGGGATATTGAAGGCCATTTATTGAAGCGGTTGTGAAAGGACGTTCCTTCTCTTAGTAAGTTAATGTTTTACTGATTTCAAATGTTATGCCTTGTATAAAACAGTTATTTTCTGGTTGattgaacaaagaaaaatattggcTTTTATTACAATATTGTTTGAAAGTTGCAATACAACAAATTTGTCGTTATGAGAAAGTGTGGGCATGAACATTAGTGGTGCCGGAATATGAAATATGTTGTTGTCATGTTTTAATGATTGATTTCATTAACCTTTGACGTCCATGTGATGTTGGACTAGGCGTTGCTTTTGAATGTGTTTGTCACGTATTATGGCGTGTGAAGAAGTAGCTTGTGCGGTGAACAACGATTCCACTGAGAATGTGAACGATATTGTCCCTAAAATTCATATGTGGTTTGATACAATTGAAGAGGTTAAAAGTTtggtttaatagccaatttagtcctcactttggttgaaaaatctcaatttagtccctcgttataaaagtgttttgaattagtcctaacttttaaaatagtggGTCAGATTGGTCCTTTctgttaaatataagttaacaaaattaatggaTGATGATGTGACACAACTTAAAGCTAACGAGGGACCAATCTAACACATCAGCTTTAAGCTGTGTCACATCATCATCCATTAATTtcgttaacttatatttaacgaAAGGGACCAATCTGACccactattttaaaagttaggactaatgtaaaacacttttataacgagggactaaattgagatttttcaaccaaagtggggactaaattggctattaaacctaaaatttttTACACTGACTATGGTGTGAGGAGTGGTTTTGGTGTTCGGATAAGGACTTCTAGGAGAAATAAGAACAACGACTTAATCTTCCTTGAATTAGTTTGCTCTAGGGAAGGGAAGTACCTAACTTCCATTGCTCCAGAATGGAAAACCCAGCCAACTCAGAAAAACCAATGTCCAGCTGGAATAACTGTTGTTATGAAAGAAGGAAGATGGCAGGTGAGAACAGTTGTTATTGAACACAGCCATGACATGTGTCCAAATAACTCCAACCTTATACGTGGTAATCGAAGAATTAATATGCATGCGAAGCACACCCTTAATATCAATGATAATTCTGGTGTTCGCATTAACAAAAGTTTCATATCTTTGGTGAATGAGGCCGGTGGGTTTGAAAATATGCAATTCGTGGAACGTGATGCCCGTAATTACATTGGACAGCAGAGAAGAACTCTGTGTAAGGAAGGTGATGGCCAAAcacttttaagatatttttcaaGAATGAGAGAATTAAACAATGATTTTTTCTATGATATGGAAATGGACGACGACAACCGAATAAGCAGTGTCTTTTGGGCCGATGCACGAAGTCGCGCAGCATGTGTAGATTTTGGTGATGTTGTGTCGTTTGACACAACCTACCTAACAAACAAATATGATATGCCATTTGCACCATTTGTTGGTGTTAATCATCATGGTCATTCAATATTACTGGGTTGTGCTTTGATTTCTGCAGAGGACACTAGGACATTCACATGGTTATTTTCAACTTGGCTTAGATGTATGTCAAACAAGGCTCCTGAAGGTATTGTCACTGATCAATGCAAGGCAATGTCCAATGCCATAAATGTTGTGtttccaaacacaaaacacCCTTGGTGCTTGTGGcacataatgaaaaaaatacctGAGAAGTTGCAAGGCTACAAATGCTATAAAGCAATCAAAAGTGAACTTAAGAGGCTTGTGTATGACACAGTCAGTTACGAAGACTTTGAGTTAGGCTGGGCAAATATGATGTCATGTCAAGGGTTAGAGAATAATGATTGGCTACATTCATTGTATGCAGATAGACAACGATGGGTTCCTTGTTATATGAAACATCAATTTTGGGCGGGAATGTCAACTACCCAACGAAGTGAGGGCATGAATGCATTCTTTGATGGATTCATAAATTCAAGTACAACACTTCAACAATTTGTGCAACAGTACGATAACGCCCTACGACAAAAAGCGCAAAAAGAAGTTGAGGCCGATTTTTCTTCAATGAATACGACTATACCATGTGGATCTCAATCTCTTATTGAAAGACAATACCAAACCGAGTACACACAGGCAAAATTTGTGGAAGTTCAAAACGAATTTCGCTCACGCATGAACTGCTTCATTAAAAACATGACAAAAGAAGGTACAATAACCAGGTACACTGTTAAAGAAGACTTCATATGGGAGGGTCAGTGTCGTTCCAAATTTCATGTAGTAGTCTTTGATCTTGTCACAACCGACACTCACTGCAGTTGCCAACTATTTGAGTTTAGGGGAATCTTGTGTAGACATTCGTTATTGGTCCTAGGGCAGGAAGATGTGCGTAATGTACCAACAAAATATGTTTTGCGTAGGTGGAGCAAAAACGTCCGTAGAAGACATACTCTCATTAAAGCATCTTACACGAACAACATTGAAGACCGTAAGATGCAAAGGTACCAAGCTTTGTGTAAGCGTTTCTATGACATCGCAGAGGTTGCTTGTGATTCTAAGACTGCATCTGATAACTTGCTTTCGAATTTAAACTGTATCGCCAAAACTTTGGGTGTATGTACATCAACGACATTGTCGATGGTCAATGATGCCTCTGACATGGATGGACGTCTGCATTGTAATGAAGACGTTCGACCTAGTTGTGAAATTGACGGCTTACTTGTGCGCAGTCTTGTAGCTGTGAAACGCAAAGGCCGACCCAGGACAAAAAGGTTGCAATCAACAGttgaaaaaattacaaaaaagaaaaagtcccATGCTACAAAAACCAAACATGCAAGGAATTCCAATGTCAGTAACAGACACACATGTCGTTTGTTTTGATGTAGTTTTATTAGTAATCAACTTCATTGATTTAAACCTTAACTAATACTCTTATTTCAGGATACAAGTAAGGAAGACATAACGGACGTCCACAATGTTGAGGAACTTCTAAGTGAGGATATGTTTGAATCTCAAGTCACCCAATCAGAATTCATGTCTTTATTGACATCCGGAGAATACATCGTTCACAATGATGACTTTTCACCAAATACTTATACACACCTTTAACCCATGCACTGCACTGTGggtataaacttattttttggGGTATGTATGGTGTTCAATATTATGTGTGTCCttacattgaaataaataacattaatatattacttggttacatttatttttcatgaatatgGTTACTGAGGAATGTTTAATACCGAACCGTGTGTTCAATACCGAACGCTGTCCGGATTAATTCGCATAACGCAAAGCATGGACACCGAACGTCCTCCAAAACGAACGTCCACGAACGAGCGTCAACGAACAAGCGTCAACGACCGACCGCTAAATGACTACCCACTCTTGAGTTCAAGCTTCCACTTAGGCGGACCACTACAAAACGTGCGTTAACGAACGCTCTGCCATAGTAACTGCCGAACGAGTTCACATATTTAGTTAACAGAGCGCTCGTTGGTAACTTCCATAGCGTTCCCTGACGGCTACGAACGTTCAGCAGTTGACGTACTGTTTACGTtgatttgaccattgccatgcactTTGTTGCATTTTTATTTCGTTCGTTAAGACGCCGTTCGTTAACAGGCCGTTCCTGAAGAGGCCGTTCGTTATCCATGGTAACCGTTCGGCCCATTTTTAGAGCCGTTCGGTTTGTCAACTTGGTTCTTAGGACCGTCCTTATTTGGCGCCCGTTCCGTAATATTCTTATTCCGAGAACGTTCGTTCTCAATGttagtagcgttcgttcttaatgtgGTTTTTATTCCTCTGTTATCCATTTAATGTACCCCAACCACCATGTCATAAACTATTACGACTcatttattatgaaataaatggtTGTTGAAACGGTTCAACACATTTACTGCTTCGTGGAACGGATTCTAATTCCACATCTCCCAATGCCATTCAACGTTCTTGTAACCAACCAATTAATTTACTCTACCAATTCACTGGACACGTCTGACGGTGCACTGTTCTGACTTTTCGTCAAACCTCTTcattgtgtatatatatttgtggTTTAGGGTTGGGTAAATGGATAGAGCCAAACATATTGGTTTTGCTATTTGAAGTTATGGCTGCCTCAACCTCCGCTCTAACATTACGAGTCTTGTGGAAATTTGGATCCATCCACTTTTCTCATTCGGTTAGCATGTTcttcttaattaatttcttctcaTGAAAGTGACCTTATACTTGGTTAAAACTTGTGCAGGACATTGGGTACGTTGATAGGCACTTTGCTACGGCCTTTCAAAATGAATTAGGACCGACATGGTCCTTGCTGGACAACAATGGTCACACGCATGTGGTGACTTATAACATGGATACCGTCAATCCAAGAATAACTAATGGTTGGGGTCAAATGAGAAACATATACCCTGAAAGATTGAACGATTCCCACATAAGCTTCGACTATGTGGGTAATAATAATTTCCATATCACCATATATTTCGGTGCTTGCTCCCAAGAGCGTAGGGAATCCTTCATTTATGATGGTACCAATTATCCTGATACGTCATTGTTTTCGGTGAAGTTGACAAAATCACAAGCACGGGGAAGTCATTTGGTACGTCctcactaattttttattttctaatatatactTGTCATAAATTGGACAATGTGATTTACTTCATTTTTGTTACTGCCACAGGACTTGCAAATTGCATTTGGGAATCTTATCAGGAGCAAAGGCTTGACACAGGTTATGCTCCTTGGACAGAAGGACGGCGTCATGTGTAGTGTTTTGGTTTCTGTCACTTGCAATTCCACAAAGTTTGGCAAAGGATGGAAGGAATTTTGCACGGAATATGGGTTGAAGGAGGGAGACGTGCTAGTCTTTGAGGTTAACAATCTTGGAAATGACATTTTAGTTGAAGTTTATATTAATGGATGTCCCTGTACTGTGATACATCCAATCTCAGTGTAAACCATAATGTACATTACGAATTCATGTTACTGTCTTTGAATTTTTATGATCTAATAAAAATGCAATTATTACTTATTTCTGTCAACCACGTTGGTCTTCATACAATTGTTGTACTTCAACTTCAAGAATTTTGACTTAACTTCATTTGTTatggtaaaaaagaaaaaattaattaattcattaaaatcaTTGCAATAAAACATTTGTTGTCAAAATGATCACTAACATTTCCCATTTActgaataaaatagtaataaataatgaaaagtaaataatattttggaacATGAACTAAAACATTATAACAAACAAAAGGTTTATTACTATAAATTTCTTAACCTTTTACACATTCAAAGAACTTGATTTAATGTTCATCCCACTTCATTTGAACTCCCTGCTTCTGTCATAAACTATTACAGACAACAACAATGAAATCATGACAATTCAAAAAAGAATtcgggttaaatatgtttttagtccctaaactatcaagcaaatttgtttttagtccctctttcaaagtaaggtacattttagtccttctattttaaaaaaacgttaattttttatcctctcgggaggaccaaaaattaaggtttttttgaaggaggaggactaaaatgtaccttactttgaaagagggactaaaaacaaattcgcttgatagtttagggactaaaaacatatttaacccaaaggattccaatgttttcaaaattaaaacaactatttCAACATGATTCCAAACATGATAACATTTATCTAAAACCGAAATTCGTAATGTAATACAACTTATTGAGgtactcatttttttcttctaacacCTGCAGTATAAGGACTTCTTTTTACGACACTCTTAACCCGTATTCGGGGTTGCGCTTTCATACGATCATACATTGTGCTTTGTTGCATTTGAAATCCACGTTCAACCACAGGGGTTTGCTGGTCCTGCTGAACCGGTGTACTTTGACAACCATCTTCACTTCCCCACAACGGTTCTTCCACAaattcttcattcttatcttcaTCTTTTGCTTCAACCAACTTTCTTAAATCATTAATACTACTTTGCATGTCCGCGATTACCCGTGTTTGTTCTTCTACAACAAAAAGTAATTTTTCCTTATCTCCTCTATTTTGCTTCTTAAATGGAATACCAAATTTCTCACAAGCGTCTTTCACCATACCATAACAAAGCTCCTCTTTCGACACACCAACATCAATAACAACCTGCAATGTCATtaacaatttttgtttcataataACACAAATCATAAATAACTTTGCACCTTCCTGTAATCAACAACTACTCACTGATCCCTTTGCCAAAGCAGTTTTGATAAACTTATCCCCAATATTCATATCAATCCAGTTCAACAACCTTGGGAATTTCGTTACCCGTGTACTGTAAATGGACTTCGATGTCACAAAATGGTGACAAAACCATACCTGCAAATGTTTAATCCATCAACtaagacaataaaaattattcaaacaataaacaatGATTGTCTTTCACTAACAATTACATAACAAACACGTACCTGCAACAGGTAAGCACATCCTTGAACATGAATATGGCTTTTGGTTGTTTCATTCTTCATTGTTGTTGAAGCACCACACACACTTTCAACAAAGTACTGAAAAACTAAACTGCCCCAATTGTACTTAGCCACACTCCCAAACTCCGAAACAAGGTCAAATATGATTGGAAATACTACTCCACTTCGATTCGGAACCAAGAACTCTGATATGCCTACCAATATATACAAGCTGCAAAAATGTTCTATTGGAAAATTTTGATGTTCCTCTAACAAAAACTCATATACCATCCTGACATCCACTTTCCCCTCAGGGAAGTACTCCCTACAAACACTACGATgcccaactttatttaaatctaTCGCTTCACCAACAACAGGCAACCCTAACGAGAGACACACATCAAATTCGGTAAACTTAATAACTTTGCCCCCAAAATAAAACCCACTCATGCTATCTACCCATTCACCACATAACTTAGATAACAAATTCCTACCTATCTTAATAGAACTTGGCAAGTATAACAACCAACCAAAAACACTCTTCTCAATGTATCCCTTCTGCTCAATAGTCAACCGTTCGTTCAAAACACCTATCATCTTGCTTCTGCAGTAGTGTCTGAACACTAACTGCATAGGAAGTCATGCTTACTAATTAAATACAGTCAAACAACAAATGTATGCAAATCAAATACAATCCTACGTACCTTCTTCGTTCTATCACTTCCTTTGTCACTTTGTTCACCACGTTCTTCCTCCATCACACTACAGCAACacaaaaacttaaattacaTTACACCAACACAttgaactaaaacaaaaaattggaAATCATAACAAACATTGTCAGCATTTGttaaaacacaacaaaatataattctCATTTATGAATGCATATAATTCATGccacataaaacaacattttcaaacaatcaTGCTACAGGAACAGAACTGGTTCCTTAGGCAATATAAGTGGGTACCTGGGTGACAGTTTTTGCTCACAACGACCAACAACTTCCACCCCTATGATTTTCGGGtggcttgtttgttttccctcattttatctacttctaagtaatctgGGAACACTCATGTTAACATTATTTCATCATATTCCTGCCAcacaaaacaacattttcaaacactcATTGTACAGGAACAGGACTGCTACCTTAGGCAAATTAAGTGGGTACCTGGGTTCCAATTTTTGCACACCAAGGCCAACTACGTCCATCACTCTCATTTTGGGGtggcttgtttgttttccctcattTCACCTACTTCTAAGCAATCTGGGAACACTCaggttaacatttttttaacatattcgtgccacataaaacaacattttcaaacactcATGGTACAGGAACAGGACTGGTACCtcaggcaaaataagtgggtacctggGTTCCAGTTTTTGCACACCAAGGCCAACTACGTCCATCACTCTGATTTGTGGGtggcttgtttgttttccctcattTCACCTACTTCTAAGCAATCTGGGAACACTCaggttaacatttttttaacatattcgtgccacataaaacaacattttcaaacactcATGGTACAGGAACAGGACTGGTACCTCAGGCAAAATTAGTGGGTACCTGGGTTCCAGTTTTTGCACACCAAGGCCAACTACGTCCATCACTCTGATTTGTGGGtggcttgtttgttttccctcattTAACCTACTTCTAAGCAATCTGGGAACACTCaggttaacatttttttaacatattcgtgccacataaaacaacattttcaaacactcATGGTACAGGAACAGGACTGGTACCtcaggcaaaataagtgggtacctggGTTCCAGGTTTTGCACACAAAGGCCACGTACGTCCATCACTCTCATTTTGGGGTGGCTTGTTTGTTGTACCTCATTTCAGCTACTTCTAAGTAATTTCggaacaatttcttaacattttattaacaaattcgtctcccataaaaatacattctctAGGACCCTTGCTTCACCAACATTACTGCTACCAAACCCGAATGAAGTGGGTCATTGGGTTCAGGTTTTTTGACAGCAAGGCCAACTAGGACCATGACTACGAATCCAACAGAATTACAGCAACAGTGTAAGATTAAGCAGAGAACTTGTATAAAAATTAGTAACAGAACAACATCCACTTGGGAGACGTTTCCTACATAACCAAATCCAATCCAAAAACAACATCATCCATGTATTCAACATTCATTCcactgaaaaatgaaaaaatagacCAACCTTCAGTGAACACGACGCGTGGCGGTTGGAACAGAGACGGTTGCCTAAGGTGTCGGTGGAACTCACAGTgcggaaaacccctctttttggtCCAC
The Vigna angularis cultivar LongXiaoDou No.4 chromosome 5, ASM1680809v1, whole genome shotgun sequence genome window above contains:
- the LOC108339350 gene encoding protein FAR1-RELATED SEQUENCE 5-like; its protein translation is MACEEVACAVNNDSTENVNDIVPKIHMWEGKYLTSIAPEWKTQPTQKNQCPAGITVVMKEGRWQVRTVVIEHSHDMCPNNSNLIRGNRRINMHAKHTLNINDNSGVRINKSFISLVNEAGGFENMQFVERDARNYIGQQRRTLCKEGDGQTLLRYFSRMRELNNDFFYDMEMDDDNRISSVFWADARSRAACVDFGDVVSFDTTYLTNKYDMPFAPFVGVNHHGHSILLGCALISAEDTRTFTWLFSTWLRCMSNKAPEGIVTDQCKAMSNAINVVFPNTKHPWCLWHIMKKIPEKLQGYKCYKAIKSELKRLVYDTVSYEDFELGWANMMSCQGLENNDWLHSLYADRQRWVPCYMKHQFWAGMSTTQRSEGMNAFFDGFINSSTTLQQFVQQYDNALRQKAQKEVEADFSSMNTTIPCGSQSLIERQYQTEYTQAKFVEVQNEFRSRMNCFIKNMTKEGTITRYTVKEDFIWEGQCRSKFHVVVFDLVTTDTHCSCQLFEFRGILCRHSLLVLGQEDVRNVPTKYVLRRWSKNVRRRHTLIKASYTNNIEDRKMQRYQALCKRFYDIAEVACDSKTASDNLLSNLNCIAKTLGVCTSTTLSMVNDASDMDGRLHCNEDVRPSCEIDGLLVRSLVAVKRKGRPRTKRLQSTVEKITKKKKSHATKTKHARNSNDTSKEDITDVHNVEELLSEDMFESQDIGYVDRHFATAFQNELGPTWSLLDNNGHTHVVTYNMDTVNPRITNGWGQMRNIYPERLNDSHISFDYVGNNNFHITIYFGACSQERRESFIYDGTNYPDTSLFSVKLTKSQARGSHLDLQIAFGNLIRSKGLTQVMLLGQKDGVMCSVLVSVTCNSTKFGKGWKEFCTEYGLKEGDVLVFEVNNLGNDILVEVYINGCPCTVIHPISV
- the LOC108339349 gene encoding uncharacterized protein LOC108339349; this encodes MQFERMESWEGLDIDDSDLKAFLKKCNSTATLIPGPAANVQAAMLNRQTDEPKSTQEFVNDIAKATFDRDFKSNPWIWAEKFIKHHGLVQDGNINNVTQLERVKSMHVLPFVACIVKECNPNGLGDMKIVVKDQSTSLSASVHNKVLLHPEFGPDIGVGAVLLLQSVGALSPFGRIYYLNITVRNIVKVFKADIGPPTEELLNASSRPVIRPNPCAENNNKDKDVGPSEKACPSRSNNKTTTTMED